A genomic window from Mesosutterella faecium includes:
- a CDS encoding porin, which yields MKKTLLAAAMLAAFSGAASAASVTLYGTIDTGLQYQHQKADGMDSTNTVSMETGQKDTSLWGLTGTEKIGDAEVSFKLENSYNSDDGTRTDDRLFDREAQVSVSGRYGTLSAGRLGALSAAVGTYDMVYLVGDAYDGGDGDAFGLAAAPTLDNALVYQTPSFAGFKATLMYSFNADQVSNSSRENTSMVDRYFGGALNYEKGHFQAVLAYEYLNRASAGDAASPLSKNGQLVNLGFNYNFENVAQVFLLGQYFKGWDLSAAGGESLTDAYGVDADDVLGSYDKGLEGWGAHLGAIFPVAGGDLTGALYYVDSKAKSTQGLKDADLTYFGASVRYAYPLSKRTSVYAGARYSQAKAKDFGAKLQTTSVYTGLSHSF from the coding sequence ATGAAGAAGACTTTGCTAGCCGCAGCGATGCTCGCGGCTTTTTCGGGCGCCGCTTCCGCCGCTTCGGTGACGCTCTACGGCACGATCGACACCGGGCTGCAGTATCAGCACCAGAAGGCCGACGGCATGGACTCGACCAATACCGTCAGCATGGAAACGGGGCAGAAAGACACCTCGCTCTGGGGACTGACGGGCACTGAGAAGATTGGGGATGCCGAAGTGTCCTTCAAGCTCGAGAATTCCTATAACTCGGACGACGGCACCCGCACGGACGACCGGCTCTTCGACCGCGAGGCTCAGGTTTCCGTCTCCGGACGCTACGGCACTTTGTCGGCGGGCCGCCTGGGCGCGCTCTCGGCCGCCGTGGGCACCTATGACATGGTGTATCTCGTGGGCGACGCCTACGACGGCGGCGACGGGGACGCCTTCGGCCTGGCCGCGGCTCCCACTCTGGACAACGCCCTTGTGTACCAGACTCCTTCGTTCGCCGGCTTCAAGGCGACTCTCATGTATTCCTTTAACGCCGACCAGGTCTCCAACAGCAGCCGCGAGAACACCTCGATGGTGGACCGCTACTTCGGCGGCGCCCTGAACTACGAGAAGGGCCATTTCCAGGCTGTCCTCGCCTACGAGTACCTCAACCGCGCGAGCGCGGGCGACGCCGCCTCTCCTCTTTCGAAGAACGGCCAGCTCGTCAATCTGGGCTTCAATTACAACTTTGAAAACGTGGCCCAGGTCTTCCTCCTCGGGCAGTATTTCAAGGGCTGGGATCTGTCGGCCGCGGGCGGCGAGTCTCTGACCGATGCTTACGGCGTCGATGCCGACGACGTGCTGGGCTCCTACGACAAGGGGCTCGAAGGCTGGGGAGCGCATCTCGGCGCGATTTTCCCGGTGGCCGGCGGCGACCTCACGGGCGCCCTCTACTACGTGGACTCCAAGGCGAAGTCCACCCAGGGTCTGAAAGACGCGGATCTCACCTACTTCGGCGCTTCCGTCCGCTACGCCTATCCGCTTTCGAAGCGGACCTCGGTCTACGCGGGCGCCCGCTACAGCCAGGCCAAGGCGAAGGATTTCGGCGCCAAGCTGCAGACGACTTCCGTCTACACGGGTCTGTCGCACTCCTTCTGA
- a CDS encoding flavin reductase family protein produces the protein MANYMKHIKPIDLNEGTLRLLNLGETIVISATDGKETDAMAAAWCCNLDMNPTKLTVVLDKTHKTREILERQPKGEFIIQIPNVKTAPVAFALGSVSAHDDPDKLEHCGAKFFDPEGLGRPFLKGCNAWIVCRLIPEPQNQKKYDLFIGEAVAAWADDRVFDGRHWHFRKAGRAWRTIHYVQGGRFYMIGRGFDL, from the coding sequence ATGGCAAATTACATGAAGCACATTAAGCCGATCGATTTGAATGAAGGCACTCTGAGACTGCTCAACCTGGGCGAGACCATTGTGATTTCAGCCACCGACGGGAAGGAGACGGATGCCATGGCCGCGGCCTGGTGCTGCAATCTGGACATGAATCCCACAAAGCTCACGGTTGTCCTCGACAAGACGCACAAGACGCGCGAGATCCTCGAGCGGCAGCCCAAGGGGGAGTTCATCATTCAGATCCCGAATGTGAAGACGGCTCCCGTCGCCTTTGCCCTGGGGTCCGTATCCGCCCATGATGATCCGGACAAGCTCGAGCACTGCGGCGCGAAGTTCTTTGACCCGGAGGGCCTGGGCCGCCCGTTCCTCAAGGGCTGCAACGCCTGGATCGTCTGCCGGCTCATCCCCGAACCTCAGAATCAGAAAAAATATGATCTGTTCATTGGCGAAGCGGTGGCGGCCTGGGCGGACGACCGGGTGTTTGACGGCCGGCACTGGCATTTCCGGAAGGCCGGCCGCGCCTGGCGCACGATTCATTATGTGCAGGGCGGGCGCTTCTACATGATCGGCAGGGGCTTTGATCTCTGA
- a CDS encoding AAA family ATPase — translation MLRRFAFRNFRSYSKDAKLVLTASSRLPEAREGHALSRSGVLPAAALFGGNGSGKSNLIRALAVAVEGALGEGRFQYPVAEPSLLSGGDEAGESGFELELADPAGTRYRYGLSLDAKGVCAESLEVKESGGWELVFSRSDDALELTGLTPAAAQAALSGVIRRETMMSALSSVRDPRIRGFRNLLGGFRFVNSEEGAELPTDFGRRLRTLQARSNLANFLASFDASVTGCSVEPAKAGRKAARLLIRHGTGGSGRDLQLPVSEESAGTRRMVSLYFVLRDVLLRGGVLVADGLNAGLHPLLTREIVRLFASAQDNPRGAQLLFSTQDSSLLGFKELRRDEIWLVEKSSKGVSSLKRLVRSRSGRKPRASKLEKAYLEGRLGGTQAVKGLPVPAPQGRRPGRPNPSPEFKDSVILVDEDTFRKIARRK, via the coding sequence ATGCTGCGCCGTTTTGCGTTTCGAAATTTCCGTTCCTACAGCAAGGATGCGAAGCTGGTTCTGACCGCGTCCTCCCGGCTGCCGGAGGCCCGGGAAGGGCATGCGCTCAGCCGCTCTGGCGTGCTGCCTGCTGCGGCCCTGTTCGGAGGCAACGGCAGCGGGAAGTCCAACCTGATTCGGGCGCTTGCCGTGGCCGTTGAGGGAGCCCTCGGCGAAGGGCGCTTCCAGTACCCGGTGGCCGAGCCCAGCCTTTTGAGCGGAGGGGATGAAGCCGGGGAATCGGGCTTTGAGCTCGAGCTGGCCGATCCCGCGGGGACCCGCTACCGCTACGGGCTGAGCCTGGATGCGAAGGGCGTCTGCGCTGAGAGCCTGGAGGTGAAGGAGAGCGGCGGCTGGGAGCTTGTTTTCTCCCGGTCCGACGATGCGCTGGAGCTCACCGGGCTCACGCCGGCCGCGGCCCAGGCGGCGCTTTCCGGCGTGATCCGCCGCGAGACGATGATGTCCGCCCTCTCTTCCGTCCGGGATCCCAGAATCCGGGGCTTCCGTAATCTGCTGGGAGGCTTCCGATTTGTGAATTCGGAGGAGGGCGCGGAGCTCCCGACGGATTTTGGGCGGCGTCTGCGCACGCTGCAGGCCCGCTCGAATCTCGCGAATTTCCTCGCTTCTTTCGACGCTTCGGTGACCGGCTGCAGCGTCGAGCCGGCCAAGGCGGGCCGGAAGGCCGCCCGTCTTCTGATCAGGCACGGCACTGGCGGCTCAGGCCGTGATCTGCAGCTGCCGGTGAGCGAGGAGTCGGCCGGCACCCGCCGCATGGTTTCGCTTTACTTTGTGCTGCGCGATGTGCTGCTGCGGGGAGGCGTCCTTGTGGCCGACGGGCTGAACGCCGGCCTTCATCCGCTGCTCACGCGAGAGATCGTGCGGCTTTTTGCGAGCGCTCAGGACAATCCCCGTGGGGCGCAGCTTTTGTTTTCAACCCAGGACTCCTCGCTGCTGGGCTTCAAGGAGCTCCGGCGCGATGAAATCTGGCTTGTTGAGAAGTCGTCGAAAGGAGTCTCCTCATTGAAGCGGCTGGTGCGCAGCAGGAGCGGGCGCAAGCCCCGGGCCTCCAAGCTTGAGAAGGCCTACCTTGAGGGCAGACTCGGAGGAACGCAGGCTGTAAAGGGCCTGCCCGTGCCGGCTCCGCAGGGCAGGCGGCCCGGCAGACCGAATCCCTCCCCGGAGTTCAAGGACTCGGTCATTCTGGTGGATGAGGACACCTTCCGGAAAATCGCCAGACGTAAATAA
- a CDS encoding LysR family transcriptional regulator: protein MIVKRFDYRLIRQLLLFAVVVEEKSIRRAAKRLAMSQPPLSAQLDELEARLGMKLLQRNARGVTPTQAGEAMMPDVLRLIGEAEKLDYSVRQIREGQCGVLNAGAVLEAMLGWVPQFRYRLKKAMPGLALYTKEIDSGDAESELLSGRIAFASGYFGRPRSPFIQRALLFREKPVALLPLDHRLAGRGRIRLADLSGEEFVLPARSISPFFVDSLIGACRTAGFDPRIRHEVSTTMREMAYVGCGQGIGLVPAFFTRMVPPSVKAVHLSDVGPVIELSAAWCEDRQTPLSRRALALIQAAPERP from the coding sequence ATGATCGTCAAACGCTTCGACTACCGCCTGATCAGGCAGCTGCTGCTTTTTGCCGTCGTCGTCGAGGAGAAAAGCATCCGCCGGGCCGCCAAAAGGCTAGCCATGTCCCAGCCGCCGCTGTCGGCCCAGCTCGACGAGCTCGAGGCGAGGCTCGGCATGAAGCTGCTGCAGAGAAATGCGCGCGGCGTCACCCCGACTCAGGCAGGCGAGGCGATGATGCCTGACGTGCTGCGCCTGATCGGCGAGGCGGAGAAGCTCGACTATTCCGTGCGGCAGATCCGCGAGGGCCAGTGCGGCGTGCTCAATGCGGGCGCCGTTCTGGAGGCCATGCTGGGGTGGGTGCCTCAGTTCCGCTACCGGCTGAAGAAGGCCATGCCGGGCCTTGCCCTTTACACCAAGGAAATCGACTCAGGAGACGCGGAGTCCGAGCTGCTCTCGGGCAGGATCGCCTTCGCGTCCGGCTATTTCGGGCGTCCCCGCAGCCCTTTCATCCAAAGGGCGCTTCTGTTCAGGGAGAAACCGGTCGCCCTGCTTCCTCTGGACCACCGTCTGGCAGGCCGGGGCCGCATCCGGCTCGCGGACCTTTCCGGCGAGGAGTTCGTTCTGCCGGCGCGCAGCATTTCGCCCTTTTTCGTAGACTCGCTCATCGGCGCCTGCAGAACTGCTGGATTTGACCCCCGGATCCGCCATGAGGTCAGCACGACCATGCGGGAGATGGCCTATGTGGGCTGCGGCCAGGGCATCGGGCTGGTTCCCGCCTTTTTCACGCGCATGGTGCCCCCTTCGGTCAAAGCCGTGCACCTGTCCGACGTGGGTCCGGTGATAGAGCTCTCGGCCGCCTGGTGCGAAGACCGGCAGACTCCGCTTTCCCGCCGCGCCCTCGCCCTGATCCAGGCCGCCCCTGAGAGGCCTTGA
- a CDS encoding LysE family translocator, giving the protein MSNSLLMYAFVALITCLTPGAGVLYTVSNAFRFGKSNAWRSPVGNALGVAFMSAVSATGLGAVIAANGLAFTAMQAGGALVLVWLGWKNWKAPAVDLARLGQAGSLSAASRQSPVRRVIPSAAVLQVSNPMLIVFLLSLMPPFISRSAPYGPQAALLSALYVLICLLVHLAYSYTACFAGRYLRGPRFSWWLNRISAVLFWLCAAGVLWHLMRP; this is encoded by the coding sequence ATGTCAAACAGTCTTCTGATGTATGCCTTTGTGGCGCTGATCACCTGCCTCACGCCCGGGGCGGGCGTGCTCTACACCGTGAGCAACGCCTTTCGGTTCGGAAAGAGCAACGCCTGGCGCTCTCCCGTGGGCAATGCGCTCGGCGTGGCCTTCATGTCGGCCGTGTCGGCCACCGGGCTCGGGGCGGTCATAGCGGCCAACGGCCTTGCCTTCACGGCGATGCAGGCGGGCGGCGCGCTGGTGCTGGTCTGGCTGGGATGGAAAAACTGGAAGGCGCCGGCGGTGGATCTCGCGCGGCTCGGGCAGGCCGGCAGCCTGTCTGCGGCTTCCCGCCAGAGTCCTGTGCGGCGGGTGATTCCGAGCGCCGCCGTGCTGCAGGTGTCGAACCCGATGCTGATTGTTTTTCTTCTTTCGCTGATGCCCCCCTTCATCAGCCGCAGCGCGCCCTACGGGCCGCAGGCCGCCCTGCTGTCAGCGCTTTACGTGCTGATCTGCCTTCTGGTCCATCTTGCCTACAGCTACACCGCCTGCTTTGCGGGCCGCTATCTGAGGGGGCCGCGCTTCAGCTGGTGGCTCAACCGCATCAGCGCTGTTTTATTCTGGCTTTGTGCGGCCGGCGTGCTGTGGCACCTGATGCGTCCCTGA
- a CDS encoding substrate-binding domain-containing protein → MTQPETLAVFADTSFEDAFAKIAPLFKEKSGCTLQLTFGQSGALRTDIEGLMPCDVFCSADEASPAALQKAVKAHELFAFAGNRLVVATRSERRFQNQDWAEILCDPSTTIGMSTPRVSPEGDWAALLFKNIARALPGRLGSRIVGQHAVALIGGNHTDEQLDRETGAHFMLSHEGIDAAVVFESASERMKAEGLMLHPIPDSVCPKIVCWGCFPRTGKAPGSLKKELEALLLSPEGQTLLQGCGFLPAPANA, encoded by the coding sequence ATGACTCAGCCAGAAACTCTCGCGGTTTTCGCCGACACCAGCTTCGAGGACGCTTTTGCAAAAATCGCGCCGCTGTTCAAGGAAAAAAGCGGCTGCACGCTTCAGCTCACCTTCGGTCAGTCCGGCGCCCTCCGGACTGACATCGAGGGGCTTATGCCCTGCGACGTCTTCTGCTCCGCGGACGAAGCCTCTCCGGCCGCGCTTCAGAAAGCCGTGAAAGCCCATGAGCTCTTTGCCTTTGCAGGCAACCGGCTGGTTGTCGCCACACGCAGCGAACGCCGTTTCCAGAATCAGGACTGGGCGGAGATTCTCTGCGATCCTTCCACGACGATCGGCATGAGCACTCCGCGCGTTTCGCCCGAAGGCGACTGGGCCGCCCTGCTTTTCAAAAACATCGCCAGGGCGCTCCCCGGGCGGCTGGGCTCGCGCATTGTCGGCCAGCACGCCGTGGCGCTGATCGGGGGCAACCACACCGACGAGCAGCTCGATCGGGAGACCGGGGCGCATTTCATGCTCAGCCATGAAGGCATCGACGCCGCGGTGGTGTTTGAAAGCGCCTCGGAGCGCATGAAGGCCGAAGGCCTGATGCTGCATCCCATCCCAGACAGCGTCTGCCCGAAGATCGTCTGCTGGGGCTGCTTCCCCAGAACAGGCAAGGCGCCCGGATCGCTCAAAAAAGAGCTGGAGGCTCTGCTGCTTTCTCCTGAAGGGCAGACGCTCCTGCAGGGCTGCGGCTTCCTGCCCGCCCCCGCAAACGCCTGA
- the glnD gene encoding [protein-PII] uridylyltransferase: MRILSENRRRFDQERAHAFSVFKDSGDAPSLLSTLSSLTDQAVMRQAAAQGLPQTLALVAVGGYGRAEMFPYSDLDILVLVPEHWSEEQRAPVGVFLTSLWDLGLTVGGTERTVRECLEASSDITVATALLESRLIGGSSELYSQMKSEFLERLVPRDFFRDKMLEMHQRHARTGDSPYALEPNVKENPGGLRDLQVFAWIARASGFGDSLYDFSVNGLITTREAEAMRRCLMFLQRLRIEMHLAAGRHEDRLLFDLQNAVARSMGIEGSGDLRPSEMLMKDYYRNAKSVIQLCLIQLQALSDRFAGRSSAPAVPIDEVFQARGEELDLRRRGALDDSLVNILRGFYLRATNPLVQRPSIGLVRELWHAVHNPHARFAADAQSRSVFLSILKLPAGVYRTLRDMNTWGVLSLILPAWSRIEGQMQHDLFHVYTVDQHTIQVIRGLRHLVYAEHAHEFPLLSEIMGELPETWRIIVAALFHDIGKGRGGNHSLLGEADARAFCEACGISREDTEFIAFLVREHLTMSRVAQKQDIADPEVIKAFASVVKNAERLKALYLLTVCDIRATGPKVWNDWKGALLEQLYRATLAQLGGNLPTRSSLLELRKAAALDLARGAGVTTEECEKIWASLDVAYFLRHSAEDIAWHASALSSWTGAGALVRARPAPRLSGIEVLVCAPDRAGLFTTLVGCLQRCRTSVLDARIHTTRDGRALDTFLVMDLGRRPDPQEAAQAIAETVSRALASDKPLPPVKLGPLSRHSRHFPIRPVVLIEPDALGNSWLLSIICNDRPGLLYTISSVLSRSGVNLQTARISTLGERAEDIFQIDGAPLKDPAECLKISREIVESIAPDAAPLPQEGKKPGSFPQPEEPHS; this comes from the coding sequence ATGAGAATTCTCTCCGAAAACCGCAGGCGTTTTGATCAGGAACGTGCCCACGCGTTCAGCGTTTTCAAAGACAGCGGGGACGCGCCTTCCCTGCTGAGCACGCTCTCGTCCCTCACCGATCAGGCCGTCATGCGCCAGGCCGCCGCCCAGGGGCTGCCCCAGACTCTGGCCCTGGTGGCGGTGGGAGGCTACGGCCGCGCGGAGATGTTCCCCTACTCCGACCTCGACATCCTCGTGCTGGTGCCCGAGCACTGGAGCGAGGAGCAGCGCGCGCCGGTCGGGGTCTTCCTCACTTCGCTCTGGGACCTCGGGCTCACGGTGGGTGGAACGGAAAGGACGGTGCGGGAGTGCCTCGAGGCGAGCAGCGACATCACCGTGGCCACCGCCCTGCTTGAATCCCGCCTGATCGGAGGCAGCAGCGAGCTCTACTCGCAGATGAAAAGCGAGTTCCTCGAGCGGCTCGTCCCCCGGGACTTTTTCCGCGACAAGATGCTGGAGATGCACCAGCGGCACGCGCGCACGGGCGACTCCCCGTATGCCCTCGAGCCCAACGTGAAGGAAAATCCCGGCGGACTGCGGGACCTTCAGGTCTTCGCCTGGATCGCCCGCGCCTCGGGCTTCGGGGACTCGCTCTACGATTTTTCCGTCAACGGCCTCATCACGACCCGCGAGGCCGAGGCCATGCGCCGCTGCCTGATGTTCCTGCAGCGGCTTCGCATCGAGATGCATCTTGCGGCCGGACGGCACGAGGACCGACTCCTTTTTGACCTTCAGAACGCTGTGGCGCGCTCCATGGGCATCGAAGGCTCAGGCGACCTGCGGCCCTCTGAAATGCTGATGAAGGACTACTATCGGAACGCCAAGTCCGTGATCCAGCTCTGCCTGATCCAGCTGCAGGCGCTCTCGGACCGGTTCGCCGGGCGCTCCTCGGCTCCCGCGGTGCCCATCGACGAGGTCTTCCAGGCCCGGGGCGAGGAGCTCGACCTGCGCCGACGGGGCGCCCTGGACGACAGCCTCGTCAATATCCTCCGGGGCTTTTATCTGCGCGCGACGAACCCTCTCGTGCAGCGTCCGTCCATCGGTCTGGTGCGCGAGCTCTGGCACGCCGTCCACAACCCGCACGCCCGGTTTGCGGCCGACGCGCAGAGCCGCTCGGTCTTCCTCAGCATTCTGAAGCTGCCCGCCGGGGTTTACCGGACGCTGCGCGACATGAACACCTGGGGAGTGCTCTCGCTCATCCTGCCCGCCTGGAGCCGGATCGAAGGCCAGATGCAGCATGACCTCTTTCATGTCTACACCGTCGACCAGCACACCATACAGGTGATCCGGGGGCTGCGGCACCTGGTCTACGCCGAGCATGCCCACGAGTTCCCGCTCCTGTCGGAAATCATGGGGGAGCTGCCCGAGACCTGGCGGATCATTGTCGCCGCCCTCTTTCACGACATCGGGAAGGGGCGGGGAGGAAACCATTCGCTGCTCGGAGAGGCCGATGCCCGCGCCTTCTGCGAGGCCTGCGGAATCAGCCGCGAGGACACGGAATTCATCGCGTTTCTCGTGCGCGAGCACCTCACGATGAGCCGCGTCGCGCAGAAGCAGGACATCGCCGATCCCGAAGTCATCAAAGCCTTCGCCTCGGTCGTCAAGAATGCGGAACGGCTCAAGGCCCTTTACCTGCTCACGGTCTGCGACATCCGGGCGACCGGCCCCAAGGTCTGGAACGACTGGAAGGGAGCGCTGCTCGAGCAGCTCTACCGGGCCACGCTCGCCCAGCTCGGCGGAAATCTTCCGACGCGCAGCTCTCTGCTCGAGCTGCGCAAGGCTGCGGCGCTGGACCTCGCCCGCGGCGCTGGCGTCACGACCGAGGAGTGCGAAAAAATATGGGCCTCGCTCGACGTGGCCTACTTCCTGCGGCACTCGGCCGAGGACATTGCCTGGCACGCCTCGGCGCTTTCGTCCTGGACGGGCGCCGGAGCCCTGGTGCGGGCGCGCCCCGCCCCCAGGCTCTCAGGCATCGAAGTTCTCGTCTGCGCGCCGGACCGCGCGGGCCTTTTCACCACGCTGGTGGGCTGCCTGCAGCGGTGCCGCACCTCGGTGCTCGACGCCCGGATCCACACCACCCGCGACGGCCGGGCTCTTGACACCTTCCTCGTCATGGATCTCGGCCGGCGCCCGGATCCGCAGGAGGCCGCGCAGGCCATTGCCGAGACCGTGAGCCGCGCGCTTGCCTCGGACAAGCCTCTGCCGCCGGTGAAGCTCGGCCCCCTTTCGAGACATTCACGGCACTTCCCCATCCGCCCGGTCGTTCTGATCGAGCCCGACGCCCTGGGCAACAGCTGGCTGCTCTCCATCATCTGCAATGACCGGCCCGGCCTGCTCTACACCATCTCGAGCGTGCTCTCCCGCTCGGGCGTCAATCTGCAGACCGCCCGGATCTCCACGCTGGGCGAGCGGGCCGAGGACATCTTCCAAATCGACGGCGCGCCTCTTAAGGATCCTGCCGAATGCCTTAAGATAAGCAGAGAGATTGTAGAGAGCATTGCGCCCGACGCGGCGCCGCTCCCGCAGGAGGGGAAAAAGCCCGGTTCTTTTCCCCAGCCAGAGGAACCACATTCATGA